A genome region from Fervidobacterium changbaicum includes the following:
- the rbfA gene encoding 30S ribosome-binding factor RbfA: MKQEYKLKMLESELRKVLSEALMEMKDPYIETVRSLITFSRVEVSKDKRYADIYVSVLGDESKRREVVEYLDSKKGYFRTYVAKSIRMYVAPELRFKEDKGIEATVRIAQLLDSIKEKEKSDDNK, translated from the coding sequence ATGAAGCAGGAATACAAGCTTAAAATGCTTGAATCGGAACTGAGAAAGGTTTTATCAGAAGCGTTAATGGAGATGAAAGATCCGTACATAGAAACTGTGAGGTCGTTAATCACGTTCTCGAGAGTAGAAGTCTCTAAAGACAAAAGGTACGCGGATATTTACGTTAGTGTCCTTGGCGATGAATCAAAGAGAAGGGAAGTTGTGGAATACCTGGACTCAAAAAAAGGTTACTTTAGAACATACGTAGCGAAAAGCATCAGAATGTACGTAGCACCTGAACTCAGGTTCAAAGAAGACAAAGGTATCGAAGCAACCGTGCGGATCGCACAACTTTTAGATTCGATTAAAGAAAAAGAAAAGAGTGACGATAATAAATAG
- a CDS encoding flagellar protein FlaG, with protein sequence MDGIKGVGVGRTVVEQDFINKNQVQNNAATVVNPAVGEHSHGRNETHDTLRIGKDRVEELDMFKENFEKLKKIFRGEAEFKIDRDTNMVVIKIKDPETGEVLRQIPPELALKLAKNIQELLGVLMDERV encoded by the coding sequence ATGGATGGGATTAAAGGGGTTGGCGTAGGAAGAACGGTAGTTGAACAGGATTTTATCAACAAAAATCAAGTGCAAAACAACGCGGCAACAGTTGTTAATCCCGCTGTAGGAGAACACAGCCACGGAAGAAATGAGACACATGATACCCTGCGTATAGGAAAGGATAGAGTCGAAGAACTCGACATGTTTAAGGAAAACTTCGAGAAGCTGAAGAAGATTTTTAGAGGGGAAGCAGAGTTTAAAATCGACAGAGATACGAACATGGTTGTGATCAAAATCAAAGACCCTGAAACAGGGGAAGTTCTTCGCCAAATTCCTCCAGAACTCGCTCTTAAACTTGCAAAGAACATCCAAGAACTCCTGGGGGTACTGATGGACGAAAGGGTGTGA
- a CDS encoding HDOD domain-containing protein translates to MIKELLSTISEIPTPDIVVQQIISTASNPNASAKDLEKVIAMDVGLSTKILRLVNSAYYGLPRKITKLSEAIVIVGFKTVRNLALSVFTYSALHSKHTFIDHDKLWSHFMTTAIFSEHIAKRIGFMNREEVFLAGMMHDVGKIALDLVFPVYTYELSKLSQEKQTPFFLIEYKCRVEDHMELGGELLKLWKFPDEYVSVAQYHEKPSLNPDSPYIEMICIVHLANVFSNIFMPGYSLSYGSPYLDPLTFNVLGMKPGDLKVMFHELERVFERSRDMIYGGVQDEAGIQA, encoded by the coding sequence ATGATAAAAGAATTACTATCAACGATTTCTGAAATACCGACACCCGATATCGTTGTCCAACAAATCATATCAACTGCGTCAAATCCAAATGCCAGTGCAAAAGACCTTGAAAAGGTCATTGCGATGGACGTTGGACTTTCGACGAAAATTCTGCGACTTGTGAACTCGGCATACTACGGACTGCCGAGAAAAATAACAAAGCTCAGTGAGGCTATCGTCATCGTTGGATTCAAAACAGTTCGAAACCTTGCACTGAGTGTCTTCACATATTCTGCGCTCCACTCAAAACATACATTCATCGACCATGACAAACTCTGGTCGCATTTTATGACAACCGCAATCTTTTCGGAACACATCGCCAAAAGAATCGGATTCATGAATAGGGAAGAAGTCTTTTTAGCTGGAATGATGCACGATGTTGGGAAGATAGCACTTGATTTGGTTTTTCCAGTGTATACGTACGAATTGTCGAAATTGAGCCAAGAAAAGCAAACACCATTCTTCTTAATTGAATACAAATGTCGAGTCGAAGACCATATGGAGTTAGGAGGAGAACTCCTAAAACTTTGGAAATTTCCAGATGAGTACGTTTCTGTTGCACAGTACCATGAGAAACCCTCACTTAACCCAGATTCGCCATACATAGAGATGATTTGCATTGTCCACCTTGCAAACGTCTTTTCTAACATATTTATGCCAGGTTATTCTCTGTCTTACGGTTCGCCTTACCTTGATCCATTAACTTTCAACGTTTTGGGGATGAAACCAGGGGATTTGAAGGTAATGTTCCACGAATTAGAAAGAGTATTTGAAAGGTCCAGAGACATGATCTACGGAGGTGTTCAGGATGAAGCAGGAATACAAGCTTAA